The Cryptococcus deuterogattii R265 chromosome 3, complete sequence genome has a segment encoding these proteins:
- a CDS encoding maltose permease, with product MVSDIIKVPMTEEVAKAHDSYSEKVVDESGVVVQELGSHSFPVVAPQLGSGLPSKLIAEHLLGAFTFYCNMMTSYGFDALLTGSVIGIPAFQKHFGYYDEASGSYIISALWQSLWTAITALAMLVGSLVCGQIGDRFGLRITLITAIIFTIAGVLFEQLSRTPGHFLGAKTVAGFGYGLQTSVAMMTLSSFAPVSLRGPMGAGLNTFILFGGWLASGTITGTGTVYPDSTKAYQIPFALQYVFIGIVAAGVLFVPETASFYLKQDKEEEAKRALIKLHGSSRMDIVEQDLERAKVSRELDNRFSHAGLTVGPLEPFHKPHLKRTLICCAALGFGQLAGASFVTTYLTYFFQVAGAPDNTSLALGQMSFTLMVIGNLVSWYAIDKLGRRVCLVGGLAIMTTLLIIIGITWAVRTSASLWIMVALMSLWAFFYQGSIGACGYSIMSETPSARMRPATVALASATNQITSWVMGFATPYMVNPDEANMGGYVGFVFAGCCAIACIWAFFCVPETAGRTSAEIDKLWADEIPVRKWKGYTTRVEEEIA from the exons ATGGTTTCGGACATTATCAAAGTCCCCATGACTGAAGAAGTAGCCAAAGCTCATGACTCTTACAGTGAGAAGGTAGTAGACGAAAGTGGAGTAGTAGTCCAAGAGCTCGGAAGCCACTCGTTCCCTGTCGTTGCCCCGCAGTTGGGAAGTGGACTGCCATCAAAGCTGATCGCAGAGCATTTGCTTGGAGCCTTTACATTCTATTGTAA CATGATGACTAG TTACGGTTTCGACGCTCTTCTCACAGGATCGGTTATAGGCATTCCAGCTTTTCAAAAGCATTTTGGCTACTATGATGAGGCTTCTGGCTCTTACATCATCAGCGCTTTATGGCAAAGTCTTTGGACAGCCATCACCGCTTTGGCAATGCTAGTAGGCTCCCTTGTATGCGGCCAGATCGGCGATCGATTCGGCCTCCGAATTACTTTGATTACAGCTATCATCTTTACCATCGCCGGGGTACTGTTTGAGCAATTGAGTCGAACGCCAGGCCACTTTCTGGGTGCAAAGACCGTTGCTGGGTTTGGCTACGGTCTGCAGACTTCTGTGGCTATGATGACTCTTTCCTCATTTGCTCCGGTATCACTTCGAGGTCCCATGGGAGCCGGCCTCAATACATTCATTCTCTT TGGTGGATGGCTGGCCTCTGGGACGATCACGGGGACTGGCACAGTCTACCCTGACTCAACAAAAGCTTACCAGATTCCCTTCGCCCTACAATACGT GTTTATTGGTATCGTTGCCGCTGGAGTCCTGTTCGTCCCCGAAACTGCTTCTTTCTATTTGAAGCaagacaaggaggaagaagccaagCGTGCACTCATCAAGCTACACGGTTCTAGTCGTATGGACATTGTCGAGCAAGACCTGGAACGGGCCAAGGTCTCACGAGAGCTTGATAATAGGTTCAGCCACGCTGGATTGACCGTCGGCCCTCTTGAGCCCTTCCATAAACCTCATCTCAAGCGAACTCTTATCTGTTGTGCAGCTCTTGGCTTCGGCCAGCTTGCTGGAGCTTCTTTCGTTACTACCTATTTGACCTACTTCTT CCAAGTGGCTGGTGCCCCTGATAATACATCTCTCGCTCTCGGCCAGATGAGTTTCACTCTCATGGTTATCGGTAACCTCGTCAG TTGGTATGCAATAGACAAGCTTGGCCGTCGGGTCTGCCTTGTGGGAGGACTGGCTATCATGACTACCCTTCTTATCATCATTGGCATCACTTGGGCTGTCCGTACTTCTGCCAGTCTCTGGATCATGGTGGCTCTGATGA GTCTCTGGGCGTTCTTTTATCAAGGTTCCATCGGGGCTTGTGGCTACAGCATCATGTCTGAGACTCCCAGCGCTCGTATGAGGCCCGCCACTGTGGCACTTGCCAGCGCCACCAATCAGATCACCTCCTGGGTCATGGGCTTCGCCACTCCCTAC ATGGTCAACCCCGACGAAGCCAACATGGGAGGCTACGTCGGCTTCGTCTTCGCTGGGTGTTGCGCTATTGCCTGCATCTGGGCCTTCTTTTGCGTCCCCGAGACTGCTGGACGAACTTCTGCGGAGATAGATAAATTGTGGGCGGATGAGATCCCGGtaaggaagtggaagggataTACAACTAGggtcgaagaagagattgccTAG